A genomic segment from Pseudomonas sessilinigenes encodes:
- a CDS encoding MarR family winged helix-turn-helix transcriptional regulator, whose protein sequence is MSSSDPDTWFRFVRAHRCLIREVERRLAAAGLPSYAWYDALWGLESGSGGTRRMNELADVMAIERYNLTRLVDRLEAEGLVERSRASEDGRGACASITEAGRELRKKMWRIYEAAVDELFLAQFDDQQQRIFSDALERAASAARTSGRQA, encoded by the coding sequence ATGTCTTCCAGCGATCCGGATACCTGGTTCAGATTCGTCCGGGCCCACCGTTGCCTGATCCGTGAAGTCGAGCGGCGCCTGGCGGCTGCCGGGCTTCCGTCCTATGCCTGGTACGACGCACTTTGGGGGCTGGAAAGCGGTTCTGGCGGTACTCGGCGAATGAACGAACTGGCCGATGTCATGGCCATCGAGCGCTACAACCTGACGCGCCTGGTGGATCGCCTGGAGGCCGAGGGCCTGGTCGAGCGCAGTCGTGCCAGCGAAGACGGTCGTGGGGCCTGTGCCTCGATCACCGAGGCAGGCAGGGAATTACGCAAGAAAATGTGGCGTATCTACGAAGCGGCGGTCGACGAGCTGTTCCTGGCGCAGTTCGATGATCAGCAGCAGCGCATTTTCAGCGACGCCCTGGAACGTGCGGCCAGCGCCGCGCGGACGAGTGGGCGGCAGGCCTAG
- the secF gene encoding protein translocase subunit SecF has product MLRTINFMGVRNVAFGLTVLLTVLALFSWFHKGLNYGLDFTGGTLIELTYERPADVMKVRSQLNEAGYHEAIVQSFGATTDLLVRMPGEDPQLGHQVAAALQKVGGDNPAQVKRVEFVGPQVGEELRDQGGLGMLMALGGILIYLAFRFQWKFAVGAIVSLIHDVVVTVGILSFFQITFDLTVLAAVLAIIGYSLNDTIVVFDRVRENFRVLRKASLIENINISTTQTLLRTMATSISTLLAIIALLFFGGDNLHGFSIALFVGVLAGTYSSIYIANVVLIWLKLSSEDLIPPANTEKEVDDRP; this is encoded by the coding sequence ATGTTACGTACTATCAACTTCATGGGCGTGCGCAACGTTGCGTTCGGCCTCACTGTGCTCCTGACCGTTCTGGCGTTGTTCAGCTGGTTCCACAAGGGTTTGAACTACGGCCTGGACTTCACTGGCGGTACGCTCATCGAGCTGACCTATGAGCGTCCGGCGGATGTGATGAAGGTTCGTTCGCAGCTGAACGAAGCCGGTTATCACGAAGCCATCGTGCAGAGCTTCGGTGCGACCACCGACCTGCTGGTGCGGATGCCGGGTGAAGACCCGCAACTGGGCCACCAGGTGGCAGCCGCACTGCAGAAAGTCGGCGGCGACAACCCGGCGCAGGTCAAGCGAGTCGAGTTCGTTGGCCCGCAGGTGGGTGAAGAGCTGCGTGACCAGGGTGGCCTCGGCATGCTCATGGCACTGGGCGGCATCCTCATCTACCTGGCCTTCCGCTTTCAGTGGAAGTTCGCGGTCGGTGCGATCGTGTCGCTGATCCACGACGTGGTGGTGACCGTGGGTATCCTGTCGTTCTTCCAGATCACCTTCGACCTGACGGTGCTGGCCGCGGTACTGGCGATCATCGGCTACTCGCTCAACGACACCATCGTGGTGTTCGACCGGGTGCGTGAGAACTTCCGCGTACTGCGCAAGGCCAGCCTGATCGAGAACATCAATATCTCGACCACCCAGACCCTGCTGCGGACCATGGCGACCTCGATCTCCACCTTGCTGGCGATCATTGCGTTGCTGTTCTTCGGTGGCGATAACCTGCACGGTTTCTCCATCGCCCTGTTCGTCGGTGTCCTGGCGGGTACCTACTCGTCGATCTACATCGCCAACGTGGTGCTGATCTGGCTGAAGCTGAGCAGCGAAGACCTGATTCCTCCGGCCAACACCGAGAAGGAAGTGGACGATCGTCCATGA
- a CDS encoding glutathione S-transferase family protein, with product MNTANSLTFYTADTPNGQKISIFLKEAGIDCERVKFNLAEGRQHLPEFLQINPNGKIPAIVDHEAGVSVFESAAILGYLSQKYGCLQARSPEEQLTIQQWLFFQVGSIGPMLGQLWWFLHGSKTYNQEAIARYRKESLRIYGVVDGQLARSVYLASDHYSIADIAAFPWLRTHEELNLDISDFRHVLRWLESIEARPAVKAGLADSREASVA from the coding sequence ATGAACACGGCAAACTCCCTCACTTTCTATACAGCCGATACGCCCAATGGACAGAAGATCAGCATCTTCCTGAAGGAGGCGGGCATCGACTGTGAGCGAGTGAAATTCAACTTGGCCGAAGGGCGCCAGCATTTGCCGGAGTTCTTGCAGATCAACCCCAACGGCAAGATCCCGGCCATCGTCGATCACGAGGCGGGGGTATCGGTATTCGAATCGGCGGCGATCCTTGGTTATCTATCGCAAAAGTACGGCTGCCTGCAGGCCCGTTCTCCCGAAGAGCAACTGACGATCCAGCAGTGGCTGTTTTTCCAGGTCGGGTCCATCGGACCTATGCTTGGCCAACTCTGGTGGTTCCTCCATGGCAGCAAGACTTACAACCAGGAGGCCATCGCGCGCTATCGCAAGGAGTCATTGCGGATCTATGGCGTGGTCGATGGGCAGTTGGCCAGGAGTGTCTACCTGGCGTCGGACCATTACTCCATTGCTGACATCGCCGCCTTTCCCTGGTTGCGAACCCATGAGGAGTTGAACCTGGATATCAGCGACTTCCGTCATGTCCTGCGCTGGTTGGAGAGCATCGAAGCGCGGCCCGCGGTAAAGGCCGGCTTGGCAGATTCCCGAGAGGCCTCGGTAGCTTGA
- the queA gene encoding tRNA preQ1(34) S-adenosylmethionine ribosyltransferase-isomerase QueA, with translation MRVADFTFELPDSLIARHPLAERRGSRLLTLDGPTGALAHRQFTDLLEHLRPGDLMVFNNTRVIPARLFGQKASGGKLEILVERVLDSHRVLAHVRSSKSPKPGSKILIEGGGEAQMLARHDALFELGFAEEVLPLLDRVGHMPLPPYIDRPDEGADRERYQTVYAQRLGAVAAPTAGLHFDQPLLEAIAAKGVETAFVTLHVGAGTFQPVRVERIEDHHMHHEWLEVGQDVVDAVAACRARGGRVVAVGTTSVRSLESAARDGVLKPFSGDTDIFIYPGRPFHVVDALVTNFHLPESTLLMLVSAFAGYPETMAAYRAAVEHGYRFFSYGDAMFITRNPAPTAPKDLAPEETV, from the coding sequence ATGCGCGTTGCTGACTTTACTTTCGAGCTTCCCGATTCGCTGATCGCCCGCCACCCATTGGCTGAGCGTCGCGGTAGCCGCCTGTTGACCCTGGATGGGCCAACTGGCGCCCTGGCCCACCGTCAATTCACTGATTTGCTTGAGCATTTGCGCCCGGGCGATCTGATGGTGTTCAACAATACCCGGGTGATTCCGGCTCGCCTGTTCGGCCAGAAGGCCTCGGGCGGCAAACTGGAGATCCTGGTCGAGCGGGTGCTGGACAGCCACCGCGTACTGGCCCATGTGCGCTCCAGCAAGTCGCCCAAGCCGGGGTCGAAGATCCTGATCGAGGGCGGTGGCGAGGCCCAGATGCTGGCCCGCCACGATGCGTTGTTCGAGTTGGGGTTCGCCGAGGAAGTGCTGCCACTGCTGGATCGGGTCGGGCATATGCCCTTGCCTCCTTATATAGATCGTCCGGACGAGGGCGCCGATCGCGAGCGCTACCAGACGGTTTATGCCCAGCGCCTGGGGGCGGTGGCCGCGCCGACGGCAGGGCTGCATTTCGACCAGCCGTTGCTCGAGGCGATTGCCGCCAAGGGCGTGGAGACGGCGTTCGTGACCCTGCACGTGGGGGCCGGAACCTTCCAGCCAGTACGGGTGGAGCGTATCGAGGATCACCATATGCATCACGAATGGCTGGAAGTCGGCCAGGACGTGGTGGATGCGGTGGCCGCGTGCCGGGCCCGTGGTGGTCGTGTAGTGGCGGTGGGCACCACCAGTGTGCGCTCCCTGGAGAGCGCCGCCCGCGATGGCGTGCTCAAGCCCTTCAGTGGCGACACCGATATCTTCATCTACCCGGGCCGGCCGTTCCATGTGGTCGATGCCCTGGTGACCAATTTCCATCTGCCGGAATCCACGTTGTTGATGCTGGTTTCGGCATTCGCCGGTTATCCCGAGACCATGGCCGCCTATCGTGCGGCGGTCGAGCATGGATACCGCTTCTTCAGCTACGGTGATGCGATGTTCATCACCCGTAATCCTGCGCCAACCGCTCCCAAGGACCTGGCCCCCGAGGAAACTGTATGA
- the yajC gene encoding preprotein translocase subunit YajC: MSFLIPAAYADAAAPAAAGPAGTGFEWIFLVGFLVIFYLMIWRPQAKRAKEQKNLLGSLQKGDEVVTTGGIAGKINKVTDDFVVLEVSDSVELKFQKGAIAATLPKGTLKAI; encoded by the coding sequence ATGAGCTTTTTGATCCCTGCCGCTTATGCGGATGCCGCTGCTCCTGCTGCTGCCGGTCCTGCGGGCACTGGTTTCGAGTGGATTTTCCTGGTGGGCTTCCTGGTCATCTTCTATCTGATGATCTGGCGTCCACAGGCCAAGCGCGCCAAGGAGCAGAAGAACCTGCTGGGCAGCCTGCAGAAAGGCGACGAAGTTGTGACCACTGGCGGTATCGCCGGCAAGATCAACAAAGTGACCGACGACTTCGTGGTTCTGGAAGTATCGGACTCGGTTGAACTGAAGTTCCAGAAAGGCGCAATCGCTGCCACTCTGCCAAAAGGCACGCTGAAAGCGATCTAA
- the secD gene encoding protein translocase subunit SecD has product MLNKYPLWKYLLILAVLAIGFIYSAPNLYPDDPAIQVSGASTALQVTQADLDRASKALTDAGINVKASSIAANGKGGLLRLINKEDQLPAKDVVRKALGDDYVVALNLAQTTPQWLRNLGAHPMKLGLDLSGGVHFLLEVDMDKALDARLKVYEGDVKSLLRKERLRYRSLPQLNGAIQLGFSDEDSREQARALIRKNFNDFDIVPADLNGQPVLRLAMTPAKLAEIREYSIKQNLTTVRNRVNELGVAEPLVQRQGANRIVVELPGVQDTAEAKRILGKTANLEFRLAAEPGASKATSESFEFREGNRPPALIERGLIITGDQVTDAQASYDEHGRPQVNIKLDGHGGELMNRSTRNNVGRGMAVIFIEQKPVTTYTKQVVDGVEKDVPVQGFKEEKKIISLATIQSPLGSQFRITGLNGQGESSELALLLRAGGLAAPMYFAEERTIGPSLGADNITKGIDASLWGMLFVSLFIIAIYRFFGLIATVALALNMVLLLALMSLLGATLTLPGIAGIVLTMGMAVDANVLIFSRIREEIAAGMTVQRAINEGFGRAFTAILDSNLTTLLVGGILFAMGTGPVKGFAVTMSLGIFTSMFTAIWLTRAMVNLIFGGRDFKKLWI; this is encoded by the coding sequence ATGCTGAACAAATATCCTCTGTGGAAGTACCTACTGATCCTGGCGGTGCTGGCGATCGGTTTTATTTATTCCGCTCCCAATCTATACCCTGATGATCCGGCCATTCAGGTCAGCGGTGCGAGCACTGCGTTGCAGGTCACTCAGGCGGACCTGGATCGTGCGAGCAAGGCGCTCACCGACGCCGGCATCAACGTCAAGGCTTCCTCCATTGCCGCCAATGGCAAGGGTGGCCTGCTGCGCTTGATCAACAAGGAAGACCAACTTCCGGCCAAGGATGTAGTGCGCAAGGCGCTGGGCGATGACTATGTGGTGGCGTTGAACCTGGCGCAAACTACTCCGCAATGGCTGCGTAACCTTGGTGCGCATCCGATGAAACTGGGCCTGGACCTGTCCGGTGGCGTGCACTTCCTGCTGGAAGTGGACATGGATAAAGCCCTCGATGCGCGCCTGAAAGTCTATGAAGGCGACGTCAAGAGCCTGCTGCGCAAAGAGCGTCTGCGCTATCGCAGCCTGCCGCAGCTCAATGGTGCGATCCAACTGGGCTTCAGCGACGAAGACAGCCGTGAACAGGCTCGTGCGCTGATCCGCAAGAATTTCAATGATTTCGACATCGTGCCGGCCGACCTCAATGGCCAACCGGTGCTGCGTCTGGCGATGACCCCGGCCAAGCTGGCGGAAATCCGTGAATACTCCATCAAGCAGAACTTGACCACGGTACGTAACCGGGTCAACGAGCTGGGCGTGGCCGAGCCTCTGGTCCAGCGCCAGGGCGCCAACCGGATCGTGGTTGAGCTGCCGGGCGTGCAGGACACGGCCGAAGCCAAGCGGATCCTGGGCAAGACCGCCAACCTGGAATTCCGCCTGGCCGCCGAGCCGGGGGCTTCCAAGGCCACTTCCGAGTCCTTCGAGTTCCGCGAGGGCAATCGTCCTCCTGCGCTGATCGAGCGTGGCCTGATCATCACCGGTGACCAGGTGACCGATGCCCAGGCCAGCTATGACGAGCACGGCCGTCCACAGGTGAACATCAAACTCGATGGTCACGGTGGCGAGCTGATGAACCGTTCGACTCGCAATAACGTCGGTCGCGGCATGGCGGTGATCTTCATCGAGCAGAAGCCGGTCACCACCTACACCAAGCAAGTGGTGGACGGTGTCGAGAAAGACGTGCCGGTGCAGGGTTTCAAGGAAGAGAAGAAAATCATCAGCCTGGCAACCATCCAGTCGCCACTGGGCAGCCAGTTCCGCATCACCGGCTTGAACGGCCAGGGTGAGTCCTCGGAGTTGGCGCTGTTGCTGCGCGCCGGTGGTCTGGCGGCACCGATGTACTTCGCTGAAGAGCGCACAATCGGTCCTAGCCTGGGTGCCGACAACATCACCAAGGGTATCGATGCGTCGTTGTGGGGCATGCTGTTCGTGTCGCTGTTCATCATCGCCATCTACCGCTTCTTCGGTCTGATTGCCACCGTGGCGCTGGCGTTGAACATGGTGCTGCTGCTGGCCCTGATGTCCCTGCTGGGGGCAACGCTGACCCTGCCGGGTATCGCCGGTATCGTGTTGACCATGGGTATGGCGGTGGACGCCAACGTGCTGATCTTCTCGCGGATCCGTGAGGAGATCGCAGCCGGCATGACCGTACAGCGGGCGATCAACGAAGGCTTTGGCCGGGCATTCACGGCGATCCTGGACTCCAACCTGACCACATTGCTGGTGGGTGGCATCCTCTTCGCCATGGGTACCGGTCCGGTCAAGGGCTTTGCGGTGACCATGTCCCTCGGGATCTTTACCTCGATGTTCACGGCCATCTGGCTGACCCGCGCGATGGTCAACCTGATCTTCGGCGGTCGTGACTTCAAGAAGTTGTGGATTTAA
- a CDS encoding transketolase-like TK C-terminal-containing protein, whose protein sequence is MMGFSSFRTSQDTGLAAQACIDKIQALSDQVNAGMSSPLYTMIDIANRLERDPGTAKNIWVVRSNQRPDTAQAHTRISAWPLRLSPRTLASEKPLLYLTSSSTSAQLCALSSESCQRGILCNDIETLPSPWPKGAHPWVPLWLSSNPHCLPFDPANGAEAQAIALAALKSLYVEGRDGFYYMALHDEPNDFVEPMDEHRANHAMQGMYQLGELQGAPQGPRVRLLGAGLSLRTVVAGARLLHEDWGVSCQLWSCPSYTRLARDADSAQRWNRMHPQHPRRSSHLRDCLAGDDSPVIAVTGYFQHVAEQIGAHVNTRFVALGADSIDSLSPGPNANHCLDKYWIAALALRALAQEGKVPAKYVKQAMQRYLLQ, encoded by the coding sequence ATGATGGGTTTTTCCAGTTTCAGGACTTCGCAGGATACCGGCCTGGCAGCCCAGGCCTGCATCGACAAGATCCAGGCGCTCAGCGACCAGGTCAACGCAGGGATGTCTTCCCCCCTCTACACCATGATCGATATCGCCAATCGCCTGGAACGGGACCCGGGCACGGCGAAGAACATCTGGGTCGTGCGCTCCAACCAGCGTCCCGATACCGCCCAGGCTCACACTCGTATCAGCGCCTGGCCCTTGCGCTTGAGCCCCCGGACCCTGGCCAGCGAGAAACCTCTGCTGTACCTGACCAGCTCCTCGACCTCGGCCCAACTCTGCGCCCTGTCGAGCGAATCCTGCCAGCGCGGCATCCTCTGCAACGACATCGAGACCCTGCCCTCACCCTGGCCCAAGGGCGCCCATCCCTGGGTACCTCTCTGGTTGTCGAGCAACCCGCATTGCCTGCCCTTCGACCCGGCCAATGGCGCCGAGGCCCAGGCGATAGCCCTCGCGGCCCTGAAGAGTCTTTATGTAGAGGGTCGCGATGGCTTCTACTACATGGCGCTGCACGATGAGCCCAATGACTTCGTCGAACCCATGGACGAGCACCGTGCCAACCATGCCATGCAAGGCATGTATCAGCTCGGCGAACTGCAAGGCGCGCCCCAAGGGCCACGGGTTCGCCTGCTGGGCGCGGGCTTGAGCCTGCGTACCGTGGTGGCTGGCGCACGGCTATTGCATGAGGACTGGGGCGTAAGCTGCCAGCTGTGGAGTTGCCCCAGCTATACCCGCCTGGCCCGGGACGCTGACAGCGCGCAACGCTGGAACCGCATGCACCCACAGCATCCCAGGCGCTCCTCTCATCTACGCGATTGCCTGGCAGGCGATGACTCTCCCGTGATCGCTGTAACCGGCTACTTCCAGCATGTGGCCGAACAGATCGGCGCCCACGTGAACACCCGCTTCGTGGCACTGGGTGCCGACTCCATCGACTCCCTGTCGCCAGGGCCAAACGCCAACCATTGCCTGGATAAATACTGGATCGCTGCCCTGGCCCTGCGCGCCCTGGCCCAGGAGGGAAAGGTGCCAGCCAAGTACGTCAAGCAAGCCATGCAACGCTACCTGCTGCAATGA
- the tgt gene encoding tRNA guanosine(34) transglycosylase Tgt: MSFELLATDGKARRGRLTFPRGTVETPAFMPVGTYGTVKGMLPRDIEAIGAEIILGNTFHLWLRPGTEVIKAHGDLHDFMQWKGPILTDSGGFQVFSLGAMRKIKEEGVTFASPVDGAKVFMGPEESMQVQRDLGSDIVMIFDECTPYPADEDVARISMELSLRWAQRSKNAHGDNTAALFGIVQGGMHQDLRMRSLEGLDKIGFDGLAIGGLSVGEPKHEMIKVLDYLPGQMPADKPRYLMGVGKPEDLVEGVRRGVDMFDCVMPTRNARNGHLFIDTGVLKIRNAFHRHDDSPLDPTCDCYTCQNFSRAYLHHLDKCGEMLGSMLNTIHNLRHYQRLMAGLREAIQQGTLAAFVDSFYAKRGLPVPPLD; the protein is encoded by the coding sequence ATGTCCTTCGAGCTCCTGGCCACTGATGGCAAGGCTCGTCGCGGTCGCCTGACCTTCCCCCGCGGTACGGTGGAAACCCCGGCGTTCATGCCGGTGGGTACCTATGGCACGGTCAAGGGCATGCTGCCGCGGGATATCGAGGCCATCGGCGCCGAGATTATCCTGGGCAATACCTTCCACCTGTGGCTGCGTCCGGGCACCGAAGTGATCAAGGCCCACGGTGACCTGCATGATTTCATGCAGTGGAAGGGGCCGATTCTCACGGACTCCGGTGGCTTCCAGGTGTTCAGCCTGGGCGCCATGCGCAAGATCAAGGAGGAGGGCGTGACCTTCGCCTCGCCGGTGGATGGCGCCAAGGTGTTCATGGGGCCGGAAGAGTCGATGCAGGTGCAGCGCGACCTGGGCTCGGACATCGTGATGATCTTCGACGAATGCACGCCGTACCCGGCCGATGAAGATGTGGCGCGGATTTCCATGGAGTTGTCCCTGCGTTGGGCCCAGCGTTCCAAGAACGCCCATGGCGATAACACGGCTGCCTTGTTCGGCATCGTCCAGGGCGGCATGCACCAGGACCTGCGCATGCGCTCCCTGGAAGGCCTGGACAAGATCGGCTTCGACGGCCTGGCCATCGGCGGCTTGTCAGTAGGCGAGCCCAAGCATGAAATGATCAAGGTCCTGGACTACCTGCCAGGCCAGATGCCTGCCGACAAACCTCGTTACCTTATGGGAGTTGGCAAGCCGGAGGATCTGGTTGAGGGTGTGCGCCGCGGTGTGGACATGTTCGATTGCGTGATGCCAACCCGTAATGCCCGCAATGGGCATCTGTTCATCGATACAGGCGTGCTGAAGATCCGTAACGCGTTCCATCGCCATGATGATTCGCCGCTGGATCCAACTTGTGATTGCTATACCTGCCAGAACTTCTCCCGTGCTTATCTGCACCACTTGGACAAGTGCGGGGAAATGCTCGGAAGTATGCTCAATACCATCCATAATTTGCGCCATTACCAGCGTCTTATGGCTGGTTTGCGCGAGGCTATTCAACAAGGTACATTGGCCGCCTTTGTCGATTCCTTCTATGCCAAGCGCGGTTTACCCGTGCCGCCTTTGGATTGA
- the aceE gene encoding pyruvate dehydrogenase (acetyl-transferring), homodimeric type, protein MAQQSVFLDEDPQETREWLESIESVLHVEGRPRAHYLIDQLLDFDVAQHGDFYGRVTTPYVNTIAVSRQQPYPGDLAVEKRINAYIRWNALAMVLRAGKHSNVGGHIASYASAAVLYDVGFDHFFRGRTEQFAGDMVYIQGHSSPGIYGRAFLEGRLNEEQLDNFRRETDRDGISSYPHPRLMPDFWQFPTVSMGLGPITAAYQARFMRYLENRGLKEHQGRKVWAFLGDGEMDQPESLAAISLAGREKLDNIIFVVNCNLQRLDGPVRGNSKVVQEFESLYRAAGWNVIKVIWGSGWDALLDKDKSGLLRRRMMECVDGDYQNYKSQNGAYVREHFFGKYPELLELVSDMTDEQIWKLSRGGHDPEKVYNAYAAAMRHTGGPTVILAKTVKGFGMGEAGEGQNINHQLKKMGDQAVKAFRDRFGLELSDEQLGDMPYLKPAPDSVEANYLKAARGKLGGHIPARFSAVQSLQIPPLSALETQLKGTGERAISTTMAFVRILGTLLKDPNIGKLIVPIVPDESRTFGMESLFRQIGIHSHVGQLYTPQDAGQLSYYKESKDGQIMQEGLNESGAISSWIAASTSYSNHGVMTVPFYIFYSMFGFQRVGDLAWAAGDARARGFLLGATSGRTTLMGEGLQHDDGHSHVVSSTIPCCVSYDPTYAYELAVIIQDGMRRMYVENEDIYYYITLLNENYAHPDMPEGVEQGILRGMYRFSAPTKQHKGKHVQLMGCGSILQEVNAAAKLLEADFGVSSEVWSVTSLTELRRDGQEAERWSLLHPQQEPRVSYVESCLQDKEGPVVVATDYMKIFADQIRPFVPQRRFVALGTDGFGQSDTRESLRRFFEVDRHFIAVAALKALADEGSLPREKVAEAIALYGIDPEKKNPAKV, encoded by the coding sequence ATGGCACAACAATCCGTGTTTCTCGACGAGGACCCACAAGAGACTCGTGAATGGCTCGAATCCATTGAATCGGTTCTGCATGTCGAAGGCCGCCCCCGGGCGCATTACCTGATCGACCAACTGCTGGATTTCGACGTTGCCCAACATGGCGACTTCTACGGACGCGTGACCACGCCCTACGTCAACACCATCGCGGTCAGCCGCCAGCAGCCCTACCCTGGCGACCTCGCCGTCGAGAAGCGGATCAACGCCTACATCCGCTGGAACGCCCTGGCCATGGTGCTGCGTGCCGGCAAGCATTCCAACGTCGGCGGGCACATCGCCTCCTACGCCTCGGCGGCAGTGCTCTACGACGTAGGCTTCGACCACTTCTTCCGTGGTCGCACCGAGCAGTTCGCCGGCGACATGGTCTACATCCAGGGCCACTCCTCCCCAGGCATCTATGGTCGCGCCTTCCTCGAGGGCCGCCTGAACGAAGAGCAACTGGACAACTTCCGTCGCGAAACCGACCGCGATGGCATCTCGTCCTACCCCCACCCCCGGCTGATGCCCGACTTCTGGCAGTTCCCCACCGTGTCCATGGGCCTGGGCCCGATCACCGCCGCCTACCAGGCGCGCTTCATGCGCTACCTGGAGAACCGTGGCCTCAAGGAACACCAGGGCCGCAAGGTCTGGGCCTTCCTCGGCGATGGCGAGATGGACCAGCCCGAATCCCTGGCGGCGATCTCCCTGGCCGGCCGGGAGAAACTCGACAACATCATCTTCGTGGTCAACTGCAACCTGCAGCGCCTCGACGGCCCGGTACGCGGCAACAGCAAGGTGGTCCAGGAATTCGAAAGCCTGTATCGCGCCGCAGGCTGGAACGTGATCAAGGTGATCTGGGGCAGCGGCTGGGATGCCCTGCTGGACAAGGACAAGAGCGGCCTGCTGCGCCGACGCATGATGGAATGCGTGGACGGCGACTACCAGAACTACAAGTCGCAAAACGGCGCCTACGTGCGCGAGCATTTCTTCGGCAAGTACCCCGAACTGCTGGAACTGGTCAGCGACATGACCGACGAGCAGATCTGGAAACTCTCCCGTGGCGGCCACGATCCGGAAAAGGTCTACAACGCCTACGCCGCGGCCATGCGCCACACCGGCGGCCCGACCGTGATCCTGGCCAAGACCGTCAAGGGCTTCGGCATGGGTGAGGCCGGCGAAGGCCAGAACATCAACCACCAGCTCAAGAAGATGGGGGACCAGGCGGTCAAGGCCTTCCGCGACCGTTTCGGCCTGGAGCTCAGCGATGAGCAGCTGGGCGACATGCCATACCTCAAGCCGGCGCCGGACAGCGTCGAGGCCAACTACCTGAAGGCCGCGCGCGGTAAGCTCGGTGGCCATATCCCGGCGCGCTTCAGCGCTGTCCAGTCCCTGCAGATCCCGCCGCTGTCGGCCCTGGAGACGCAACTCAAGGGCACCGGCGAACGGGCGATCTCCACCACCATGGCCTTCGTGCGCATCCTCGGCACGCTGCTCAAGGACCCGAACATCGGCAAGCTCATCGTGCCGATCGTGCCCGACGAGTCTCGTACCTTCGGCATGGAAAGCCTGTTCCGCCAGATCGGCATCCACTCCCACGTGGGCCAGTTGTACACCCCGCAAGACGCCGGCCAGCTCAGCTACTACAAGGAGAGCAAGGACGGCCAGATCATGCAGGAGGGGCTCAACGAATCCGGGGCCATCTCGTCGTGGATCGCCGCCAGTACCTCCTACAGCAACCACGGGGTGATGACCGTCCCGTTCTACATATTCTACTCGATGTTCGGCTTCCAGCGAGTCGGCGACCTGGCCTGGGCCGCCGGCGATGCCCGGGCCCGCGGCTTCCTGCTCGGCGCCACCTCCGGGCGCACCACCCTGATGGGCGAAGGCTTGCAGCACGATGACGGCCACAGCCATGTGGTGTCGTCCACCATCCCGTGCTGCGTCTCCTACGACCCGACCTATGCCTACGAGCTGGCGGTGATCATCCAGGACGGCATGCGCCGCATGTATGTCGAGAACGAGGACATCTACTACTACATCACCCTGCTCAACGAGAACTACGCCCACCCGGACATGCCCGAAGGCGTCGAGCAAGGCATCCTCAGGGGCATGTACCGCTTCTCGGCCCCGACCAAGCAGCACAAGGGCAAGCACGTGCAGCTGATGGGTTGCGGCTCGATCCTGCAAGAAGTCAACGCCGCCGCCAAACTGCTGGAGGCCGACTTCGGCGTCAGCAGCGAGGTCTGGAGCGTCACCAGCCTGACCGAGCTGCGTCGCGACGGCCAGGAAGCCGAGCGCTGGAGCCTGCTGCATCCCCAGCAGGAGCCTCGCGTGAGCTACGTGGAAAGCTGCCTGCAAGACAAGGAAGGCCCGGTGGTGGTCGCTACCGACTACATGAAGATCTTCGCCGACCAGATCCGTCCCTTCGTTCCCCAGCGCCGTTTCGTCGCCCTGGGCACCGACGGTTTCGGTCAGTCGGATACCCGTGAGTCCCTGCGCCGGTTCTTCGAGGTCGACCGTCACTTCATCGCCGTGGCCGCCCTCAAGGCTTTGGCCGACGAAGGCAGCCTGCCACGGGAGAAGGTCGCCGAGGCTATCGCCCTGTACGGCATCGATCCGGAGAAAAAGAACCCCGCCAAGGTCTGA